A segment of the Candidatus Bathyarchaeia archaeon genome:
TCCCTTATAACACATATGAGCCATTGATACTCGGCTGGATGCCTTACTGGATCTTCTATTGGGTAGCGTTATGGCTGGTGGTCCAAGCGGCCTTCGCCCTTTACTTGACCCTCTTTTACGAATAGGGGGCGAAATCCCGAATGGAGGAGACGACCTTTCGCATGCTCATAGTCGTTTCATGGGCATTGGCCTTGCTGTTGATAGGTTTTTACGCCTATAGGCGGGGATTGCCAAATCCGGAGGATTACTTCGTCGCTGGAAGGTCCCTCGGATTTACCATAGCCTCCCTCTCCTTAATGGCGACCGTCCTGAGCGCTTTCGCATTCCTCGGGCTCCAGGGCTTCGCTTATTGGCATGGGTTGGGGGTTGTAGCTATCGGGAGCATAAACTTGATTTACCCCATGACCTACGTATTCATAGGTAGGGAGTTCTGGGAGCTTGGGAAGAGGTATGGCTACATCACGCCGGCCGATCTCATGAGGCACAGATACGGCAGGATGGCCGGAGCCCTGACGGCCCTAATCGGCCTGCTTTGCGCCTATCCGCTGATGGTCGTGCAAATGGCCGGCGTTGGGATCATATTCAATGCCCTAACCGAGGGGGCCGTTCCGCCGATCGCGGGCGTCATATTCCTCATGGCGCTGATGGCGATATACGTGGCGCTCGGTGGATTGCGGGGCGCGGCTTGGACGAACTTCATACAGGGCATCATGATAGTGAGCCTATTGGCCTTGGCATCATACGAGCTATTGAATCGCTTCGGCGGGATGGCCAACATATATTCCCAAATATCGTCGAAATTCCCCCAATTGCTATCCCTGCCCGGGCCCCACGGGTTCTGGACGCATCAGCAGATCATCTCTTGGGCTATAATATACGGCATGGGGATAATAATGACCCCGACCGTATGGATGAGCATGTACTCCATGAGGAGCCTGAAAGATTTGAAAAGGACTTCGCTGGCTTGGATTTTGATAATGCCCTTCTGGCACCTCTTCTTCCTCTGCACCATAGGGATCGTCGGAAGGCTGACCTTCCCGGATTTAACGGAGCGCCAAGCCGATAGCATCCTCCCCCTATTGGCCGCGAAGCTCATGCCTCATCTATGCGGCCCGTTGCTGGCCGGCGCGGTCGCGGCCGCGGTATCGACGGCCCAATTCTTATTGATCGCCAGCAGCGCCATCGTGACGAACGACCTCCTGAGGCCCATCCTGCGCATTCCCGAGAGGAGGGCCGTAGCGCTTGGCAGGGCC
Coding sequences within it:
- a CDS encoding sodium:solute symporter family protein; protein product: MEETTFRMLIVVSWALALLLIGFYAYRRGLPNPEDYFVAGRSLGFTIASLSLMATVLSAFAFLGLQGFAYWHGLGVVAIGSINLIYPMTYVFIGREFWELGKRYGYITPADLMRHRYGRMAGALTALIGLLCAYPLMVVQMAGVGIIFNALTEGAVPPIAGVIFLMALMAIYVALGGLRGAAWTNFIQGIMIVSLLALASYELLNRFGGMANIYSQISSKFPQLLSLPGPHGFWTHQQIISWAIIYGMGIIMTPTVWMSMYSMRSLKDLKRTSLAWILIMPFWHLFFLCTIGIVGRLTFPDLTERQADSILPLLAAKLMPHLCGPLLAGAVAAAVSTAQFLLIASSAIVTNDLLRPILRIPERRAVALGRAIVALLAISAIPLAISPPGLLVDLGSMAYSMAALLFVPTVAGLYWRRANGVGASAGLIAGVATLLWLYYGPRPYGGFGVWGAWLGFPAAFWSTAFCSLFIFFGALLGPRAPNGMGQPLGRGPASRS